One Gammaproteobacteria bacterium genomic window, ACTCACCTGGTCTTTGCGCTGGTGTTGATCGGTTATACCAAATCATTGACCACGTTATTCAACAAGCTAGAGAGGAGGCGAGGCTAACACCAGAACAATGGCAACGAATTGGTTTATTCGTCGGTTCCACGTCTTTTGATATGTTTAAATGTGAGATAGGTTTAAAGCAATCTTCTTGTACGAATAAAGATATTGCTATTCATACACCACCATTCAATCGCTTAACGCATTATATTCAAAATAAATACTCGATCAATGGGCCTGTTTATACATTTAATACGGCCTGCACAGCCAGCGCCAATGCGTTAATGTATGCCTCGGAGTTTATTCGGCGAGGAGATATTAGCCATGCCTTGGTGCTTGGGCTTGAGTTTTATAACGAAGTCACAGCGCTGGGTTTTTCTGGCCTTGCTTTAATCAGTGCTAATGGTATGCGACCCTTTGATAAAAACCGAGATGGTTTATATTTGGGTGAAGGTTGTGGTGCATTAATTATTTCAGCCGAGCCCGAAGATAACGGATTTGCTTATGTTGCTGGCGCCAACCTGGGTGATAACCACAGTATTACTGCCAGCAACCCTGAGGGGGGCATGATAAAAACCGTTATTGAACGTGCCTTAGCGCAAGCCAACATTGAAAAAAGCGATATATCGGTTATCAAAACCCACGGCACAGCAAGCCTGTCAAACGATGAAGCTGAGGCTGCCGGTTTATATAAAGTATTTGGTGGCGCCACCCCTCCCATTGTCGCGTTAAAACCTTTGATTGGACATACACTGGGCGCTTGCGGTATTAACGAATTAATTTTATTTTATAGTGCTTTGCGTAAAAAATCTCTGATCACAGCCCCCTGTAACATAGCCGATAAGTTTTCTTTGCGCCTGGCAAATACGGCGGATATCCCCGACAAGGGCCACTACCTTTTAAACTACTTTGGTTTTGGCGGCAATAGCACCGTTTTGGTCATTAGCAATGTTTAAACCCCTTTATATCTATAGTTCGAGTAATTTTCATCATAAGGTTGAGCGCGAGCTGCCCGCACTCAAATCTGTTTTACTGGAGGCCAGTGGCAAGAAAATACGCCGCATTGATCGTCTAACACAGCTCGCTTTGATTGGCAGCTTTCAATGTAAACCAAGTGATGGGTTTGCAAAAAATACGGGGCTGTATATGTCCTCTATTTACGGTTCGCTAAATAACACAGCGAAGGTGTTGGCTGAAATATACCAAGCTGGCCAGCTACCAGGGCCTTCCATTTTCATTAACACTGTCAGCAATGCCGCATGTTTTTATTTAGCACAACAGTTTGGACTATTGGCCAACAATCAGTTTGTAACACGCGATCATTTCACTTTGGAGGCCGCACTTAAGCTGGCAAGCCTTGATCTTGAAATAGGCAATGTGACAACAGCATTGGTCGGCGTGGTGTGTGAAGTGGGTGAAGATTTAGACGTTCATCGGCAACGCTTTCAAATAAATGAAAAATATTGCCTGGCAGAAGGTAGTCACTGGTTATATTTGGCACATCGGCGGGACGGCACCCAGGCCATTGCTGAAATCACTCATATTGCCGAGCCGCTAAGTGAACAAGAGCGCGATGCTTATTTTTTGTCAAAGATGGGTGAAAATCACCCGTCAACAAAAATAGGCTTTGGTAATGCTGTGACGACGACGCAGCAAGAAAAAATATTACAATCACTGGCTGCACAAAAGGCAAGTTATGCACCGCATCATTTACGCCATGAGTTTACCACTGCGTTACACATCTGCGGTTTTCTCGAGAGCTGTAAAACACAAACAGCGCCAAAGCGTTTTATTTATCTGGATACAGATGGGCAGCAACGGTGGAGCATTATCGTACTAGATCGTCTTTAATAACTTCCATACTTTTGCTTCCTCAACTGCGCAAGCATGTAGCAGCTCTGATAACTTTTGCATATTAAATTTGCTACGATTTTTACACATTTTAACCGTATGCAGCGCAAAATTTCTCCACTGGTCTCCCACATCCGTCATCATTTCTGATGCTTCTGTTAATAAATTATTATTGGTGATTGCCGCCGCCTCCTGGAGAAATGAGGCATAAATATAACGAAAGCCGGCGCCGCCCGTACCAATCTCTTCTTGCATACGAACGATATGACCTAAAAAAAGCCGCTGCTGTTTATTTTCAGGCATGGCCTTGTGTAATCGCGCTAATTTATTGGCCAAAAAATGTATCCCTTTGATGCCTATAATTGGCACCGGTAGTGTTAAGGCGCGCACGTTCTTTTTAATGGCGAGAGGTATGGCCTTTGTATAATTAATGCTGCCAGGTTTTTCATTGAGGTAATACATTGCCCCTTTAGGTGCGAACGCACCCTTGGCAAAACGGGATTTTTGTAAATCTTTAACGGAACAAACAACCGGCTCTTCAAAAACAGGATCACTGATCAAATAGTTATTCCCTTCTTTACCGTAAACAATCAAGTTATGTGCATTAAAGTGAAAACGCATATCATCAGGAAAATAAGGCAACCAAAACACCGACGTTTGCAAACCCACAATATTACCGACGCTTAGCTGTTTATCCAACGCCTCCATACCCTGTTGTGGACTGGAAAATTTCTCAAAACTGACATTCAACCCCAACCGTTTTTGTAGCCTTTTAATAATAGACCCGGGAGGCATACGATAAGAAACTAAAGGCAAACCATTTAATTTAATAAATGGTAAGTAGGCAAAGGCGATACTTGAAGACAAACCCAATACCATGGCCTCAGACACATCACAGCCATAATGTTTTAACATCGTTGACATAACGCCAGTTTCACAATGAGCAGCATGTTGATGTTTAAAATTATTCATAGTATAGATGCATACTCGGGTATTGATTTAAATTCAGCGTCTGTCAGACCCAACACGTCAAGATAACGTACAACCGTTTTGTTAGAAAGGCGAGAAAATATCACCGGTCTGATATGTCGTCTAATTTGCCACTGAAAAAAACTGCTCGCTTGAGCCAGACCCAGCACATCCAGCCGTTTGTCATACATATGGTACTCCAGTGGCGAGCTTAGCCCCTGCTGGACACGTTGATGCGCAGCCAAAGCCTGTTCTTTCAACTCATTCACTGCCATTAAAGTAACAAACTCTTCCGTTTCCCATCCCGTGGAGTCGATCTTCTCGTATTTTCCTGATCGATTGGTTGCGTAAATCACTTTTTTATGACCACCATAGGTACGGTTATTATCTTGAGGAACATCGTCTTTTTTCATTGTTGAATGGACTTAGAGTTACAGAAAAGGTAAATTTTAACCTGTATCACCCTCCATTGGGGAACCGGTTTCTGCGGTTGACTGGGCTCATTTATGCTATAATTTTCTCGGTAAAAAAACCTAAAAGGCACATTCATCACATCACCTCTGGATCAATAAAAGTGACTCTGCCCGTTAAAAAACGCGTGCTAGTTGTACACTATTCGCAAAGTGGGCAGCTTAGTACCATCGCACATCATTTTGCGCAACCTCTGCTTGACCATCCAGATATCGATGTTACATTTGAACAGATAAAACCCGTTGAAAATTTCCCATTTCCTTGGCCCATTTTACAATTTTTCGACACATTTCCTGAGGCCGTTTATCTTAACCCACCAGCCATTCAAGCATCTACACTAACTGGCGAAGAAGACTTTGATTTAATCATCTTAGCCTATCAGGTCTGGTTTTTGTCACCCTCTTTGCCCACCACTGCATTTTTACAAAGCCCTGTGGCCACGAAATTACTTCAGGACAAGCCCGTAGTCACATTGATAGCCTGTCGAAATATGTGGCTAATGGCTCAAGAGTCGGTTAAAAGCATGTTAAACGAGATGGGGGCTAAACTGATAGGCAATGTCGCTTTGGTTGATGCAGCAGGAAGTGTAGGCAGCTTTTTAGCCACACCTGTTTGGGTGCTAAGCGGTAACAAAGGCCCCCATCTAGGTGGATTAATTCCCAAGGCTGGTGTGGCGCCAGAAGCGATTACGGCCTGCAACCGTTTCGGCCATCGTATTGTTGAAAAAATATTATTAGCCGCGAAATTAGATGAAACCCTACTACAAGGCCTTGGCGCTGTTGAGGTGAATGAGAAACTGATCGCCAGTGAAAAAACAGCTAAACGCGGCTTTCGTATTTGGGGGAAATTATTGAGAAGCCTGGGGCCTCCAGGAAGCTTATTACGCAAACCAGTAATATTGATCTATATCGTTTTTCTTATCAGTTTTATAATTTTATTTATCCCATTAAGTGTGCTCATTAAAAGCTTGTTGTCACCATTAACACGTCGTCGCACAGCGCAGCAAAAAAAATATTTTAGTAGCCCTTCCGGTTCATAAAGGAATTAATTTTAATCACTATGTCAGCTGTTTACATTAATGCAATATCTGTTTATTTGCCAAATGCACCAATAGATAACGATAATATGGAAGCCGTTTTAGGGCAGGTTGGAAACAAACCATCACGTGCGCGCCGCACCATCTTACGCAGCAATGGTATTAAAACGCGCTACTATGCGGTGAACCCCGAAACGGGAAAAGCTACGCATACTAATGCCCAACTTACCGCAGAGGCGGTTAGAATGTTGGTCGCCAGAAATTTTTCTATTAATGATATCGACTGTCTGTCTTGTGGCACTACATTACCAGATCAACTTATGCCTAATCATGCTGTTATGACGCATGGCGAGCTAGGCAATACACCTTGTGAAGTTGTCGCCACTGCTGGCGTGTGTCTTGCTGGCATAAGCGCCATGAAATATGCTTATCTGGGTGTTGCTGCAGGCGAATTCAGCAACGCTGTTGCTACCGGGTCTGAAACCATGTCGGCTGTAATGCGTAGCGAAAATTTTGAGCCGGAATTATCTGGCCACGTTGATACCCTGAAGGCACAACCACAAATTGCTTTTGAAAAAGATTTTTTACGGTGGATGCTGTCAGATGGTGCCGGTGCAATGTTACTTCAGCCAAAACCTAATATTGATAAGTTATCATTGCAAATCAATTGGATATTTGAACGCTCCTATGCCAATGAAATGGCCACGTGTATGTACAGTGGCGCAGCTAAAAACGACGATGGTTCGATAAAAAGCTGGAAAGAATTTGAACCTGTTGAATGGCTTGCAGATTCTATTTTTTCTATAAAACAGGATGTCAAATTGCTCAATGAGTTTATTATTTCTTATACGGTTGAGAAAATTCTCACAGAAATTATACAAAAAAAAGGCTTAACAGCTAAAGAGATTGATTATTTTGTGCCCCACTACTCATCCGATTTTTTCCGTGAAAAAGTAGCTAATGGCTTAAAAAAAATAGGTTTTGAAATTCCATATGAACGCTGGTTCACCAATTTAAGTTCAAAAGGTAATACCGGGTCAGCTGCCATCTACATCCTGCTTGAAGAACTCTTTAACTCAGGAAACCTGAAAGCGGGTCAAAAAATACTCTGTTACGTACCAGAAAGTGGGCGTTTTAGCAGTGCCTTCATGTTATTAACTGTTTGCAAAAAATAGCGACCTCGTACCATTGCCTGTATTTATCTGAGCCAAGGCGGCGCGTACTGTAAACATATCTCTTGTTTACCTTTTCTGCGTTCAATTAATCGTTATCTGAGTGATCGTCATGCCGAAAATCACCGACACCATTGCCGCCATTGCCACCCCGCCTGGTCATGGTGGTATCGGCATTATCCGGCTTTCTGGCCCCAGGGCGGCAGTGATTGCCAAACCTATTATTGGAATATTGCCAAAACCGCGTTATGCCACGCTGGTAGATTTTAAGTCAGCCAAAGGCCAGGCCATCGACCATGGCCTTATCTTGTATTTCCCGGCGCCTCACTCTTTTACCGGTGAGGATGTTATCGAGTTGCAAGCCCATGGTGGCCCAGTGGTACTCGATTTAATTATGCAGGCAGTACTTGATTTAGGCGCACGTATGGCGCGCCCCGGCGAGTTTTCTGAACGTGCGTTTCTCAATGATAAATTTGACTTGGCGCAAGCAGAAGCTATCGCGGATTTAATCGATAGCACGTCAGAGACAGCGGCGCGTGCCGCGATGCGTTCTTTAGATGGTGAGTTTTCTAACACCATTAATCAGTTGTTAGAGAAAATTATTCGACTACGTATGTATGTCGAGAGCGCTATAGACTTTCCTGAAGAAGAAATTGATTTTCTCTCCGACGGTAAAATTGAGCAACAGCTCAATACGATTTATGATGCTGTTCGCAGCGTATTTAATTCTGCCAGACAAGGTAGTATTTTACGCGAGGGAATAACTCTAGTTATTGCTGGCAAGCCCAATGCAGGAAAATCAAGTGTAATGAATCGTCTGGCACAACGTGAGGCAGCCATTGTGACGAATATCCCTGGCACAACACGCGATGTTTTGCGCGAAGCAATTAGTATTGACGGTATTCCTTTGCATTTAATCGATACGGCGGGCTTACGAGACAGTAATGACCCCATCGAAAAACAAGGCATTGACCGAGCGTATAACGAAATTAAACGTGCCGATATTATTTTACATATCATCGATTGCACTGCAATGGACAAAGAGGATGATTCACTGATTGCGTTACCCGAAATAATACCTCGTATTAATGTTTACAATAAAATTGATATTGCACCCTCCGTCCAAGCAAACCAAGACAATGCGGTATTTATCTCAGCAAAAACCGGCCAGGGTTTCGATCAACTCAATAATGCAATAAAACAAATGATTGGTTTTGATGAAAACAACGAAGGCGTATTCAGTGCTCGTCGTCGCCACCTTGATGCACTGCAACGAACCTTGTCCCATATAAAAAACAGCCAAGTTCATTTAAACCACCAGGCAGGCGAGCTGGTCGCAGAAGAACTTAAAATTGCGCAAGCGTGCTTAGGCGAAATTACCGGTGCATTCAGTAGCGACGATTTACTGGGTGAAATTTTCTCTAGTTTTTGTGTTGGCAAATAGCGATAGTTTTGTTAACAGATCGCAGGGCGATGTGATTCACCTGTGATGATTGGCTAAACATACCTTATTAGAATAGACGCTATGAAACGCATAGCCCCTATCACTGCCGCCTCAATTTTTGCCATACTTATTGGTGTTCTATT contains:
- a CDS encoding BtrH N-terminal domain-containing protein, whose protein sequence is MNNFKHQHAAHCETGVMSTMLKHYGCDVSEAMVLGLSSSIAFAYLPFIKLNGLPLVSYRMPPGSIIKRLQKRLGLNVSFEKFSSPQQGMEALDKQLSVGNIVGLQTSVFWLPYFPDDMRFHFNAHNLIVYGKEGNNYLISDPVFEEPVVCSVKDLQKSRFAKGAFAPKGAMYYLNEKPGSINYTKAIPLAIKKNVRALTLPVPIIGIKGIHFLANKLARLHKAMPENKQQRLFLGHIVRMQEEIGTGGAGFRYIYASFLQEAAAITNNNLLTEASEMMTDVGDQWRNFALHTVKMCKNRSKFNMQKLSELLHACAVEEAKVWKLLKTI
- a CDS encoding dialkylresorcinol condensing enzyme, yielding MPVKKRVLVVHYSQSGQLSTIAHHFAQPLLDHPDIDVTFEQIKPVENFPFPWPILQFFDTFPEAVYLNPPAIQASTLTGEEDFDLIILAYQVWFLSPSLPTTAFLQSPVATKLLQDKPVVTLIACRNMWLMAQESVKSMLNEMGAKLIGNVALVDAAGSVGSFLATPVWVLSGNKGPHLGGLIPKAGVAPEAITACNRFGHRIVEKILLAAKLDETLLQGLGAVEVNEKLIASEKTAKRGFRIWGKLLRSLGPPGSLLRKPVILIYIVFLISFIILFIPLSVLIKSLLSPLTRRRTAQQKKYFSSPSGS
- a CDS encoding beta-ketoacyl-ACP synthase III; amino-acid sequence: MSAVYINAISVYLPNAPIDNDNMEAVLGQVGNKPSRARRTILRSNGIKTRYYAVNPETGKATHTNAQLTAEAVRMLVARNFSINDIDCLSCGTTLPDQLMPNHAVMTHGELGNTPCEVVATAGVCLAGISAMKYAYLGVAAGEFSNAVATGSETMSAVMRSENFEPELSGHVDTLKAQPQIAFEKDFLRWMLSDGAGAMLLQPKPNIDKLSLQINWIFERSYANEMATCMYSGAAKNDDGSIKSWKEFEPVEWLADSIFSIKQDVKLLNEFIISYTVEKILTEIIQKKGLTAKEIDYFVPHYSSDFFREKVANGLKKIGFEIPYERWFTNLSSKGNTGSAAIYILLEELFNSGNLKAGQKILCYVPESGRFSSAFMLLTVCKK
- the mnmE gene encoding tRNA uridine-5-carboxymethylaminomethyl(34) synthesis GTPase MnmE, with the translated sequence MPKITDTIAAIATPPGHGGIGIIRLSGPRAAVIAKPIIGILPKPRYATLVDFKSAKGQAIDHGLILYFPAPHSFTGEDVIELQAHGGPVVLDLIMQAVLDLGARMARPGEFSERAFLNDKFDLAQAEAIADLIDSTSETAARAAMRSLDGEFSNTINQLLEKIIRLRMYVESAIDFPEEEIDFLSDGKIEQQLNTIYDAVRSVFNSARQGSILREGITLVIAGKPNAGKSSVMNRLAQREAAIVTNIPGTTRDVLREAISIDGIPLHLIDTAGLRDSNDPIEKQGIDRAYNEIKRADIILHIIDCTAMDKEDDSLIALPEIIPRINVYNKIDIAPSVQANQDNAVFISAKTGQGFDQLNNAIKQMIGFDENNEGVFSARRRHLDALQRTLSHIKNSQVHLNHQAGELVAEELKIAQACLGEITGAFSSDDLLGEIFSSFCVGK